The following are from one region of the Camarhynchus parvulus chromosome 3, STF_HiC, whole genome shotgun sequence genome:
- the ITGB1BP1 gene encoding integrin beta-1-binding protein 1 isoform X1 encodes MFRKGKKRHSSSSSQSSEISTKSKSVDSSLGGLSRSSTVASLDTDSTKSSGQSNSNSDTCAEFRVKYVGAIEKLKYNESKSLEGPLDLINYIDVAQQDGKLPFVPGEEEFIMGVSKYGIKVSTSDQYDVLHRHALYLIVRMVCYDDGLGAGKSLLALKTTDAASEECSLWVYQCNSLEQAQAICKVLSTAFDSVLMSEKS; translated from the exons atgtttagaaaaggaaagaagcgacacagcagcagcagctcacaaagCAGTGAGATCAGCACTAAAAGCAAG tctgTAGATTCCAGTCTTGGGGGACTTTCCAGGTCTAGTACTGTGGCCAGCCTCGATACAGACTCCACAAAAAGTTCAG GACAAAGCAATAGTAATTCTGATACATGTGCAGAATTCAGAGTTAAATATGTTGGTGCCAttgaaaaattgaaatacaATGAGAGCAAAAGTCTTGAAGGGCCACTGGACTTGATAAATTACATAGATGTTGCACAG CAAGATGGAAAGTTACCTTTTGTTCCAGGTGAAGAGGAGTTTATTATGGGAGTTTCCAAATATGGCATTAAAGTTTCCACATCTGATCAGTAT GATGTGTTACATAGGCATGCTCTCTATTTGATTGTAAGGATGGTGTGCTATGATGATGGTCTGGGAGCAGGAAAAAGTTTGCTGGCTTTGAAGACAACAGATGCAGCCTCTGAAGAATGCAGCCTCTGGGTATATCAGTGCAATAGTCTG gaaCAAGCACAAGCCATTTGCAAAGTGTTGTCTACAGCCTTTGACTCAGTTTTAATGTCAGAGAAGTCCTGA
- the ITGB1BP1 gene encoding integrin beta-1-binding protein 1 isoform X2 — MGVSKYGIKVSTSDQYDVLHRHALYLIVRMVCYDDGLGAGKSLLALKTTDAASEECSLWVYQCNSLEQAQAICKVLSTAFDSVLMSEKS, encoded by the exons ATGGGAGTTTCCAAATATGGCATTAAAGTTTCCACATCTGATCAGTAT GATGTGTTACATAGGCATGCTCTCTATTTGATTGTAAGGATGGTGTGCTATGATGATGGTCTGGGAGCAGGAAAAAGTTTGCTGGCTTTGAAGACAACAGATGCAGCCTCTGAAGAATGCAGCCTCTGGGTATATCAGTGCAATAGTCTG gaaCAAGCACAAGCCATTTGCAAAGTGTTGTCTACAGCCTTTGACTCAGTTTTAATGTCAGAGAAGTCCTGA